A section of the Pedobacter sp. HDW13 genome encodes:
- the fabD gene encoding ACP S-malonyltransferase, with the protein MKAYIFPGQGAQFVGMGKDLYENPEAATLFEKANEIIGFRISDIMFGGTDEELKQTKVTQPAIFLHSVILAKVLGADFKPDMVAGHSLGEFSALVAANALSFEDGLKLVIARANAMQKACEAQPSTMAAILGLADEVVEQICADIDAVVVPANYNCPGQLVISGSIEGIDLACAKLTEAGAKRALKLNVGGAFHSPLMEPAKIELQAAIEATNIAAPVCPVYQNVDAKPYTDPEEIKANLIKQLTGAVRWTQTVGNMLADGATEFVEVGPGNVLQGLVKKVSREVQTSSASIA; encoded by the coding sequence ATGAAAGCATATATTTTTCCCGGACAGGGAGCACAGTTTGTAGGTATGGGTAAAGACCTTTACGAGAACCCTGAAGCTGCAACATTATTTGAGAAAGCTAACGAAATTATTGGTTTCCGCATTAGCGATATTATGTTTGGCGGAACCGACGAGGAACTTAAACAAACCAAGGTAACGCAGCCTGCAATTTTTTTGCATTCAGTTATTTTAGCCAAAGTTTTAGGTGCCGATTTTAAACCTGATATGGTTGCTGGTCACTCTTTAGGCGAGTTTTCTGCTTTAGTGGCTGCAAATGCACTAAGTTTCGAAGATGGCTTAAAACTGGTTATTGCACGTGCAAATGCTATGCAAAAAGCTTGCGAAGCGCAACCATCAACTATGGCCGCTATTTTGGGCTTAGCTGACGAGGTTGTAGAGCAAATTTGTGCTGATATTGATGCCGTTGTTGTACCGGCAAATTACAATTGCCCTGGGCAATTGGTAATTTCGGGCAGTATTGAAGGTATTGATTTGGCTTGTGCCAAATTAACTGAGGCCGGAGCAAAAAGAGCTTTAAAATTAAATGTAGGTGGTGCTTTCCACTCGCCATTAATGGAGCCGGCAAAAATTGAACTACAGGCTGCTATTGAAGCTACTAATATTGCTGCACCTGTGTGCCCGGTATATCAAAATGTTGATGCTAAGCCTTATACTGATCCGGAAGAAATTAAAGCAAATTTAATTAAACAATTAACCGGCGCCGTACGTTGGACACAAACGGTAGGTAATATGCTTGCCGATGGAGCAACCGAATTTGTGGAGGTTGGTCCAGGCAATGTGTTACAGGGTTTGGTTAAAAAAGTAAGCCGTGAAGTGCAAACCAGCAGTGCTTCGATCGCATAA
- the mqnB gene encoding futalosine hydrolase gives MKTLVVAATKAELSFFYQHFNLPEGDFVESKNFDLLITGVGMVATAFALGKYLSHKYELVVNFGIAGCFDRNIALGTVLNISEDTFAELGAESGDDFLTITDLGFGESHYTSRTQRKVGLPLVKGITMNRVTGSEKSIKHLVKRLNPTTESMEGAAVFYACKQLNIDCLQIRSISNYVEPRNKDNWKIGLSIKNLNDWAIAFIGEMN, from the coding sequence ATGAAAACTTTAGTTGTTGCAGCCACAAAGGCCGAACTTTCTTTCTTTTACCAGCATTTTAATTTGCCGGAGGGCGATTTTGTTGAAAGCAAAAATTTTGATCTGCTGATTACCGGAGTTGGAATGGTGGCAACAGCTTTTGCATTGGGCAAGTACTTATCGCACAAATATGAACTGGTTGTAAATTTTGGCATTGCAGGTTGTTTTGACCGGAATATTGCGCTCGGAACAGTATTAAACATTAGCGAAGATACCTTTGCCGAACTGGGTGCAGAAAGCGGTGACGACTTTTTAACCATTACCGACCTGGGCTTTGGCGAAAGCCATTACACTTCCAGAACCCAACGCAAAGTAGGTTTACCGCTCGTTAAAGGCATTACCATGAACCGTGTAACGGGCAGTGAAAAAAGCATTAAACATTTGGTTAAACGGTTAAACCCCACAACCGAAAGCATGGAAGGTGCAGCTGTTTTTTATGCCTGTAAACAATTAAATATAGATTGCCTGCAAATCAGGAGCATCTCCAATTATGTGGAGCCCCGAAATAAAGATAACTGGAAAATAGGTCTTTCCATAAAAAACCTGAACGATTGGGCCATTGCTTTTATTGGAGAAATGAACTGA
- a CDS encoding sensor histidine kinase KdpD, whose amino-acid sequence MKKRSFWLITVLMTVALLGVFVMQLYYIRESYKLKSQLFDEQVNQTLSTVVNKIQRRNVADHLNRKDAENKLKQIQDSRQRTLDIKDLRQQYVQEAELRQVERENQIEAYLNQQDSIIRVSYRAPNVISEREYTSLTSKNGDKLDLQMDAFIDIKSLILKGYSMRSKPFSTPPKAFEFKSLQNLPDTLRYLVFDPRDGSPGFANVPKIPTDLDKKFKRDDEIAKKKLELKIAALGKDTFSYNRLSMVEDVSKELQETNVPIYKRINFDSLGSILRAELLANNITLDPSYRVSLAKKDSTIFMTASNVKGEFLPENTYKIPLFGNDIFRDPGMLFVSFPDKTSAIVSNLSATLASSVGLLLVLVFIFSYTLYAILKQKKISEMKTDFINNMTHEFKTPVATIMIASEALKDPEVTEDKTRLKRLAGIIYDENVRLGSHIERVLSIARLEKGELKMENTEVDMNDLIMIVLDSMELQLQKRNAVITVNTNAENAIVFGDELHLSNVIYNLIDNANKYSADTPDITITTRNTSKHLIIEIADKGIGMTKEQAKRIFDQFYRVPTGNLHDVKGFGLGLNYVQDIIKKLNGTVKVSSEKDKGTTFEISLPL is encoded by the coding sequence ATGAAGAAAAGAAGTTTTTGGTTAATTACAGTTTTAATGACAGTGGCGCTGCTCGGTGTGTTTGTAATGCAATTGTATTACATCCGGGAGTCCTATAAACTAAAATCCCAGCTTTTTGACGAACAGGTAAACCAAACACTTTCTACTGTTGTGAATAAAATTCAGCGTAGAAATGTTGCCGATCACTTAAACCGGAAAGATGCCGAAAATAAGCTTAAGCAAATTCAGGATTCGAGACAGCGTACGCTGGATATTAAAGACCTGCGGCAGCAATATGTGCAGGAAGCAGAATTGCGGCAGGTTGAAAGGGAAAACCAGATTGAAGCTTACCTGAACCAACAGGATAGTATTATCAGGGTATCGTACCGTGCGCCCAATGTAATTTCGGAAAGAGAATATACCTCACTAACATCGAAGAACGGCGATAAGCTCGATTTGCAGATGGATGCATTTATTGATATCAAAAGTTTGATATTAAAAGGCTATAGCATGCGCAGCAAGCCTTTTTCTACTCCACCAAAGGCATTTGAATTTAAAAGCTTGCAAAACTTGCCCGATACTTTACGGTATCTGGTTTTCGATCCGAGAGATGGTAGCCCGGGTTTTGCAAATGTGCCAAAAATCCCGACTGATTTAGACAAGAAATTTAAGCGTGATGATGAAATCGCAAAGAAAAAACTCGAACTGAAAATTGCTGCCTTAGGAAAGGATACTTTTTCTTACAATCGCTTAAGCATGGTTGAAGATGTGTCGAAAGAATTGCAGGAAACCAATGTTCCCATTTATAAGCGTATTAATTTCGATTCGCTGGGTAGCATACTGCGGGCAGAGCTTTTAGCCAATAACATTACGCTTGATCCATCTTACCGGGTTTCTTTGGCCAAAAAAGATTCAACCATCTTTATGACCGCTTCGAATGTAAAGGGAGAGTTTTTACCAGAAAACACGTACAAAATACCACTTTTTGGAAACGATATTTTTCGCGATCCGGGAATGCTTTTTGTGAGTTTCCCAGATAAAACCTCGGCAATTGTTTCTAATTTGAGCGCAACCTTAGCATCGTCGGTTGGCTTGTTGCTGGTGCTGGTTTTTATCTTTTCTTATACACTTTATGCTATTTTAAAGCAAAAGAAAATATCAGAGATGAAAACTGATTTCATCAACAACATGACCCACGAGTTTAAAACCCCCGTAGCCACCATCATGATTGCGAGCGAGGCTTTAAAAGACCCTGAGGTAACCGAAGATAAAACGCGGTTAAAACGCCTGGCAGGAATAATCTACGATGAAAACGTTCGCCTTGGTAGCCATATAGAGCGGGTTTTAAGCATAGCCAGGTTAGAAAAAGGCGAACTTAAAATGGAAAATACCGAGGTAGATATGAACGATCTGATTATGATTGTTCTGGATAGTATGGAGTTGCAGCTGCAAAAAAGAAATGCAGTAATTACAGTAAATACCAATGCCGAAAATGCCATTGTTTTTGGCGATGAACTGCATTTATCAAATGTAATTTACAACCTGATTGATAATGCCAATAAATACAGTGCCGATACGCCAGATATAACCATTACCACACGAAATACCAGCAAGCATTTAATTATCGAAATTGCCGATAAAGGTATAGGCATGACCAAAGAGCAGGCCAAGCGAATTTTCGATCAGTTTTACAGGGTGCCCACTGGGAACCTGCACGATGTTAAAGGTTTTGGTCTGGGGTTAAATTACGTTCAGGATATCATTAAAAAATTAAACGGAACCGTTAAAGTAAGTAGCGAAAAAGATAAAGGAACTACGTTCGAAATATCGTTACCTTTATAA
- a CDS encoding response regulator transcription factor, with product MKKILLVEDDPNLGLLLQDYLQLKGKFDVVLCTDGEEGLRAFSKQNFDLCILDVMMPKKDGFTLGKDIRKANAHVPIIFATAKTMLEDKAAAYDLGGDDYITKPFRIEELLLRINAMFKRVANKTDSADESAETQFSIGQYHFDYTTQIITSNDLQQKLSTKEAELLRLLCLKKNTVLTREEALLSIWHDDNYFNGRSMDVFLSKLRKYLRADPAVEIINVHGKGYKLLVN from the coding sequence ATGAAGAAAATACTTCTGGTAGAAGACGATCCAAACTTAGGTTTATTATTACAGGACTATTTACAACTAAAGGGTAAATTTGATGTGGTGCTGTGTACTGACGGGGAAGAAGGGCTGCGGGCTTTTAGCAAGCAGAACTTCGATTTATGCATTTTGGATGTAATGATGCCCAAAAAGGATGGCTTTACCTTAGGTAAAGATATTAGAAAGGCTAATGCACACGTGCCAATTATTTTTGCAACTGCTAAAACTATGTTAGAAGATAAGGCTGCGGCATACGATTTGGGCGGTGATGATTACATTACCAAACCTTTCCGTATTGAAGAGCTTTTGTTGCGCATAAACGCCATGTTTAAACGTGTGGCCAATAAAACAGATAGTGCCGATGAATCAGCAGAAACACAGTTTTCCATTGGTCAGTATCATTTCGATTATACTACACAGATTATTACCAGTAACGATCTTCAGCAAAAACTGTCTACCAAAGAGGCAGAGTTGTTGCGTTTGTTGTGCCTGAAAAAGAATACCGTGTTAACCCGTGAAGAGGCTTTATTGAGTATCTGGCACGATGATAACTACTTTAATGGTCGCAGTATGGATGTATTTTTAAGCAAATTGCGCAAATACCTGCGCGCCGATCCGGCGGTTGAAATTATCAATGTACACGGAAAAGGGTATAAGTTATTGGTGAATTAG
- a CDS encoding 6-carboxytetrahydropterin synthase: MIYITRKASFNAAHKLARTDWDDDKNSEVYGKCANPNWHGHNYWLYVTVKGEVNPETGFLVDLKWLKDVMNNYVVDKVDHKNLNLDVDFMKGKLASTENLAIEIWKQLWAPIAESGAILHCVKIYETENNYVEYFG; the protein is encoded by the coding sequence ATGATTTACATAACGAGAAAAGCATCATTTAACGCAGCACATAAGCTAGCCCGAACCGATTGGGATGATGATAAAAATAGTGAGGTTTATGGCAAGTGTGCTAACCCAAACTGGCACGGCCATAACTATTGGTTATACGTTACCGTTAAAGGCGAAGTTAATCCGGAAACGGGTTTCCTTGTCGATCTGAAGTGGTTAAAAGATGTAATGAATAATTATGTTGTAGATAAGGTTGACCATAAAAACTTAAACCTTGATGTCGATTTTATGAAGGGCAAACTGGCCTCAACCGAAAATCTGGCTATCGAAATCTGGAAACAGTTGTGGGCACCGATTGCCGAAAGCGGTGCAATTTTACATTGCGTAAAAATCTACGAAACTGAAAACAATTATGTTGAATACTTTGGCTAA
- a CDS encoding DUF3127 domain-containing protein has protein sequence MEIKGKVHEIGATQQVSETFKKRDLIVEYAENPTYPEYIRFEALQDKTALLDTFKTGDEVEVFFNLRGRPWTDKTGKTSYFNSLVIWRINAVAAGAPAASTPAYAAPVDVSNTSGEDDDLPF, from the coding sequence ATGGAAATTAAAGGAAAAGTACACGAAATAGGTGCCACACAACAAGTAAGTGAAACGTTTAAAAAACGTGATTTAATAGTAGAATACGCAGAAAATCCAACATATCCAGAATATATCCGTTTTGAGGCTTTACAAGATAAAACTGCATTATTAGATACATTTAAAACTGGCGATGAGGTTGAGGTTTTCTTTAATTTACGCGGCCGTCCATGGACAGATAAAACAGGTAAAACATCATATTTTAACAGCCTTGTGATTTGGCGCATCAATGCTGTTGCAGCAGGTGCTCCTGCAGCAAGCACACCAGCTTATGCAGCTCCGGTTGATGTAAGCAATACATCAGGCGAGGATGATGATTTGCCTTTCTAA
- a CDS encoding menaquinone biosynthesis family protein: MKLTLGFSPCPNDTFIFDALIHHKIDTEGLEFEVYYDDVETLNQKALRGELNITKLSFHAFAYVANQYALLDAGSALGFGVGPLLISKNHFKGENDPALLTPDAGLKVGIPGKYTTANFLLGIAYPELQNKQELVFSEIESALLEEKIDLGLIIHENRFTYQDKGLNKIIDLGDYWEKLTGCAIPLGGIVVNRNLDRDVQLKVNRLIRQSVEYAFTHPKSSIDFIREHAQAMEESVMYKHIELYVNKYSINLGEEGRKAVDTLFKLAQERGIIPTIEKNLYL, from the coding sequence ATGAAACTTACCCTTGGCTTTTCGCCCTGCCCTAACGATACCTTTATTTTCGACGCTTTAATTCACCATAAAATTGATACCGAAGGTTTAGAATTTGAGGTTTATTACGATGATGTGGAAACCCTGAACCAGAAAGCACTAAGGGGCGAATTAAATATCACCAAATTAAGTTTTCATGCTTTTGCCTATGTGGCCAATCAATATGCCTTGCTCGATGCAGGCAGTGCCTTAGGCTTCGGTGTTGGTCCGTTGTTGATTAGTAAAAACCATTTTAAAGGCGAAAATGATCCGGCATTACTAACCCCTGATGCTGGGCTTAAAGTAGGCATACCTGGCAAATATACTACCGCAAATTTCTTGCTGGGCATTGCCTACCCTGAGTTACAAAACAAACAGGAACTGGTATTTTCTGAAATCGAATCGGCTTTATTGGAAGAAAAAATTGATTTAGGCTTGATTATCCACGAAAACAGGTTTACCTACCAGGATAAGGGCTTGAACAAAATTATTGATCTTGGCGATTACTGGGAAAAACTCACCGGCTGTGCAATTCCCTTAGGTGGCATTGTAGTTAACCGCAACCTCGATCGCGATGTGCAGTTAAAAGTAAACCGCTTAATCAGACAGTCGGTAGAATATGCCTTTACCCATCCAAAATCGAGTATCGATTTTATTCGCGAGCATGCACAGGCCATGGAAGAAAGCGTAATGTACAAACACATTGAGCTTTATGTAAACAAGTACAGCATTAACCTGGGCGAAGAAGGCCGTAAAGCGGTTGATACTTTGTTTAAACTGGCTCAGGAAAGAGGGATTATTCCGACGATTGAGAAAAATTTATACTTATAG
- the folE gene encoding GTP cyclohydrolase I FolE: MSDKDVLKGESIDGYVKIDRYNDDKIDAVATHYKDILGHLGEDPEREGLLKTPERVAKALQYLTHGYDLKPDEILKSAMFEEDYSQMVVVKDIEVYSMCEHHMLPFFGKAHIAYIPNGHIVGLSKIPRVVDAFARRLQVQERLTNEIRDCIQNTLSPMGVAVVMECRHLCMAMRGVQKQNSVTTTSAFTGTFLSNDKTRAEFLRLITASLD; encoded by the coding sequence ATGAGCGATAAAGACGTATTAAAAGGCGAATCGATAGATGGTTATGTAAAAATAGACCGTTATAATGATGATAAAATAGATGCTGTAGCAACACACTATAAAGATATTCTGGGGCATTTGGGCGAAGACCCTGAGCGCGAAGGTTTATTGAAAACCCCTGAGCGTGTGGCAAAAGCCTTACAATATTTAACACACGGCTACGATTTAAAACCAGATGAAATTTTAAAATCGGCGATGTTCGAAGAAGATTATAGCCAAATGGTTGTAGTTAAAGATATTGAAGTATATTCGATGTGCGAACACCATATGCTGCCGTTTTTTGGAAAAGCGCATATTGCCTATATCCCTAACGGACATATTGTTGGTCTAAGCAAGATTCCGCGTGTGGTTGATGCTTTCGCGCGCCGCTTACAGGTACAGGAACGTTTAACAAACGAAATCAGAGATTGTATCCAAAATACTTTAAGTCCAATGGGGGTTGCGGTAGTGATGGAGTGCAGGCACTTGTGTATGGCTATGCGCGGTGTACAGAAACAAAATTCGGTAACCACAACCTCAGCCTTTACGGGTACCTTTTTAAGTAACGATAAAACAAGAGCTGAGTTTTTAAGGTTAATTACAGCAAGTTTAGATTAA